AAGAAATTCGTTTCATAATACTGATAATTAATAAGTTAATACAACATAAAGATAGTAAAAATTTAGAACATAAAAAGATTCTTATTCTTTTTGGCACTACTATTGTATTTTAGCCCACTACAACCAAATCGAATTGATTATGAAAAACAGCTACCTCCTTTTATTTATTGCACTTTTCGCCCTTTCTTGCAACAGCGTAAAACGAACGCAAAAATTTGTATCGCAAGGTAATTACGATGAAGCAATTGCACTTGCCACTAAAAAACTTCAGAAAGATAAAGGCGCCAAGGAATACGATGCCCACATTCGTATTTTAGAAGAGGCATTTCTAAAAGCGAAAGAAGAAGACACTCGGCATCTCACTTTTTTAAAAAGAGAAAATAGCCTTGCCAACGCTAAAGAAATTTATTATACCTACTTAGATCTTCAGGCGCGACAGGATTTAATCAGGCCATTATTGCCGCTTTATAGCCTCGAAATGGGCAGAAAGGCAAATTTCGTTTTTACCGATTATACCAGTGATTTGTTGGCAGCCAAAGACGGTTATGTAAAAGCATTATATCAAGAAGCGCAAGTTTATTTAAAACGGAACACAACCATTGATTATCGCAGTGCATTTAACGTGCTATGCGAATTAGAAGAGGTTATGCCCAATTACCGCGATGTAAATCAATTAAAAGATGAAGCACATTTCCGTGGAACAAATTTCGTATTTGTACAGCTGAACAATCATACAAGACAAATAATACCATTTAGATTAGAGCAAGATTTATTGAACTTTAACACCTATGGTTTAGACGATTTTTGGACCGAATATCACGCACAGCGAGAAAATGGAATTGACTATGCCTTAGGTATCGACTTAAATTTTCAGACAATTCAAATTACACCTGAACGTATTTCTGATAGACAATTTACGAGGAAACAACGCATTAAGGACGGTTACGATTTCCGACGGGATCGTGGAGGAAATATTGTTCGCGACAGCCTTGGCAACCCTATTAAAATAGACAAGTATATAGATGTTTCGGCCACCGTTTATATTACAGCACAAGAAAAAGCAGTACTAGTGGGCGGAACAGTAGTTTATAAAGATTTAAATAAAAGAAGAGAACTGAATAGCTTTCCACTTTCTTCCGAATTTATTTTCGAAAATGTTTACGCCACCTTTCGTGGAGACGAACGCGCTTTAACAGCAGATGACCGACGACTGGTAAACAACCGCCCCATACCATTTCCCAACAACGAGCAAATGGTTTTTGATGCCGGTCAGGATATTAAGGAAAGATTTAAAGTTATTTTGCGGGACAATCCCATTTATTAGAAATACTATATAAATTTCTGTAAATGTTCGGCCTCAATAGAATGATGCGAATCGTGGTGAACTACCACCCCGTCTTTAATTACTATAATTTGCGGACTTTCGTGTTGTACTTTAAAACGCGCTGCAATCTCATTGGAAATAGCTCTATTTTGTAGCAGATCCAAAAAGTACAATTTTAATTGTTCATCGTTGAGACTATAATTTTTCTCAAACATTTTTAATACTGCTCTGCTTATTCCACAACGCGTAGAATGTTTAAAAATAGCCACGGGCACTGTTTTAGATTGTTCTACAATTTCATCCAATTGCTCCATTTTTCCTATAACGTGCCACGGTATTTCCACTATTTCCTCTTTCGCAATATCTCGTGGTGTTTTAAAAGCATCAAATAATCCCATGGTTTTTCTTTTTTACAAAGCTACTAGTTAAAACATTTCAATAGTCTAAAAGATATTATAAAATACGCGATGTTAAAGCAGTCATAATGTCTGTTAAATTGAAGCTTTTAGCCGACATTTTGTCTTAATTTTAATATGGCTTTGTATTTGTAATTTCACCACACACAATAACATATTAGCCCCAAAAGCAAACGTAACATCACATTAAAAACAAAACATTATATATATGAATTTCAATAATTTTACTATAAAAAGTCAGGAAGCCATCCAGCAAGCACAGCAAATTGCACAGGGTTTCGGACACCAACAGATAGAAAATGAACACATCCTCAAAGCTATTTTTGAGGTTGACGAAAACGTCGCACCTTTCATCTTAAAAAAACTGAATGTAAACCTTACGGTTTTAAAGCAGATTTTGGATAAGCAATTGGAAAGTTTCCCAAAAGTTTCGGGTGGCGATATTATGCTTTCGCGCGAAGCGAATAAAATGGTTATTGAAGCTTCCAACATCGCAAAAAAGATGGGGGACGAATATGTTTCCATTGAACATCTTTTATTGGCCATTTTAAATTCAAAAAGCGGAATTGCGCAAAGTTTAAAAGACCAAGGCGTGACCGAAAAAGGAATGAAAGCAGCTATACAGGAATTGCGCGGTGGTGAGAACGTTACTTCGCAAAGTGCTGAAGAAACATATAATTCTTTAAATAAATATGCCAAAAACCTCAATCAACTTGCACGCGATGGCAAACTAGACCCCGTAATTGGCCGCGATGAAGAAATAAGAAGAATACTTCAAATTCTGTCACGCCGAACTAAAAACAACCCCATGCTCGTGGGAGAGCCCGGCACTGGTAAAACCGCCATTGCCGAAGGATTGGCCCACAGAATTGTTGACGGCGACGTACCCGAAAACTTAAAAACCAAGGAAATTTATTCTCTAGATATGGGTGCCCTTATTGCCGGCGCAAAGTATAAAGGGGAATTTGAGGAACGACTCAAGGCCGTTATTAAGGAAGTAACTTCCAGTGATGGTGACATTGTATTGTTTATTGATGAAATTCACACCTTGGTTGGTGCTGGAGGCGGGCAAGGCGCAATGGATGCCGCCAATATTTTAAAACCCGCACTTGCGCGTGGAGAGCTTCGTGCCATTGGCGCAACTACTTTAGACGAATATCAAAAATATTTTGAAAAAGATAAAGCCTTGGAGCGTCGTTTCCAAAAAGTTGTTGTAGATGAGCCAGATACCGAAAGTGCCATTTCAATATTGAGGGGAATTAAAGAAAAGTATGAAACCCACCACAAAGTTAGAATTAAGGACGAAGCAATTATCGCTGCCGTAGAACTATCCGAACGTTATATTACCAACCGATTTCTTCCCGATAAAGCCATTGATTTAATGGACGAGGCTGCGAGTAAGTTACGGATGGAAATAAACTCCAAACCCGAAGAACTCGATGTTTTAGATAGAAAAATCATGCAGCTCGAAATTGAAATGGAAGCTATTAAGCGTGAAAAGGATGAAACAAAATTGAAGTCACTTCACGCAGATTTGGCAAATTTAAAAGAAGAGCGCAACGAATTAAATGCGAGGTGGCAAAGTGAAAAACAGGTTGTAGATAATGTTCAAAATCTAAAAACCGAAATTGAGGAATTAAAACTTGAAGCCGAACGAGCCGAACGCGATGGCGATTTTGGAAAAGTTGCCGAGCTTCGTTACGGAAAAATTAAAGATGCCCAAGCTGCATTGAGCAAATTGGAAACTCAACTTGCCGAAAACGACGAAAGCACTTCCATGATTAAAGAAGAAGTAACTCGCGAAGATATTGCCGAAGTGGTAGCTAAATGGACCGGGATTCCTGTTACTAAAATGCTACAAAGCGATCGTGAAAAGCTACTTACATTAGAAGATCAATTGCACAAACGCGTGGTTGGGCAACACGAAGCCATTATAGCAGTAAGTGATGCTATTCGCAGAAGTCGCGCAGGATTGCAAGACGAAAAAAAACCTATAGGAAGCTTTCTATTTCTCGGAACAACGGGCGTTGGTAAAACCGAATTGGCTAAGGCTTTGGCCGAATATTTATTTGACGACGAAAATGCTATGACTCGGATTGATATGAGCGAATACCAAGAACGGCACAGTATAAGCCGTTTGGTAGGTGCGCCTCCCGGATACGTAGGCTACGATGAAGGTGGACAATTAACCGAAGCCGTTCGCCGTAAACCGTATAGTGTAGTATTATTGGATGAAATTGAAAAAGCGCACCCCGATACGTTTAACATTCTGTTGCAAGTTTTAGATGAAGGTAGATTAACAGACAACAAAGGACGTTTAGCAGATTTTAA
This region of Aequorivita marisscotiae genomic DNA includes:
- the clpB gene encoding ATP-dependent chaperone ClpB, with product MNFNNFTIKSQEAIQQAQQIAQGFGHQQIENEHILKAIFEVDENVAPFILKKLNVNLTVLKQILDKQLESFPKVSGGDIMLSREANKMVIEASNIAKKMGDEYVSIEHLLLAILNSKSGIAQSLKDQGVTEKGMKAAIQELRGGENVTSQSAEETYNSLNKYAKNLNQLARDGKLDPVIGRDEEIRRILQILSRRTKNNPMLVGEPGTGKTAIAEGLAHRIVDGDVPENLKTKEIYSLDMGALIAGAKYKGEFEERLKAVIKEVTSSDGDIVLFIDEIHTLVGAGGGQGAMDAANILKPALARGELRAIGATTLDEYQKYFEKDKALERRFQKVVVDEPDTESAISILRGIKEKYETHHKVRIKDEAIIAAVELSERYITNRFLPDKAIDLMDEAASKLRMEINSKPEELDVLDRKIMQLEIEMEAIKREKDETKLKSLHADLANLKEERNELNARWQSEKQVVDNVQNLKTEIEELKLEAERAERDGDFGKVAELRYGKIKDAQAALSKLETQLAENDESTSMIKEEVTREDIAEVVAKWTGIPVTKMLQSDREKLLTLEDQLHKRVVGQHEAIIAVSDAIRRSRAGLQDEKKPIGSFLFLGTTGVGKTELAKALAEYLFDDENAMTRIDMSEYQERHSISRLVGAPPGYVGYDEGGQLTEAVRRKPYSVVLLDEIEKAHPDTFNILLQVLDEGRLTDNKGRLADFKNTIIIMTSNMGSDIIQQRFETVKDPDTAMEGAKIEVLALLKQTVRPEFLNRIDDIIMFTPLSKKDIREIVELQLKGVSKMLLKQNIVLDATSEAISYLSEKGYDPQFGARPVKRVIQRQVLNELSKEILAGKITTDSIILLDSFNDELVFRNQENLVE
- the ytxJ gene encoding bacillithiol system redox-active protein YtxJ, yielding MGLFDAFKTPRDIAKEEIVEIPWHVIGKMEQLDEIVEQSKTVPVAIFKHSTRCGISRAVLKMFEKNYSLNDEQLKLYFLDLLQNRAISNEIAARFKVQHESPQIIVIKDGVVVHHDSHHSIEAEHLQKFI